ACAGGCCAAACTTAATAATTTCAGCCCGAACTTTTAAACGATTTAGGATATTACTTAAGATCGGTTATAAATAGTAGCTTTTGAAAAAATATTTTTACTTCAAAAATCAGATAATTGTCAATATAAAGACAAGAAAAATGTAAAAGAATGCTGGCTAAGCCGATTTTTCTATCTTTGTTGCCAGCTTTTACAACAAGTATAACCATGAAGAAAAGTGCAATCATTGGATTGATTACCATCGCAATTTCCGTAGGGATTTTATTTAGCTTAAACGCAAATACCGACACCTACTCTAATTTCAAACAGGCAGCCCTTTCTGAGAAAGAAGAGCATGTTATGGGCTATTGGGTAAAATCTATGGGTACTTACTACGACGCCGTAAAAGATGCTAACCATTTTTCATTCCATATGAAAGATGAAAAAGGGGAAGTGAGAGAGGTAATTTACGCAGGTACCAAACCGCAGGATTTCGAAAAATCAGAAAAGCTTGTGTTAATCGGTAAGATGAACAAGGACAAGTTTTATGCGTCGAAAATTTTAATGAAATGCCCATCTAAATATAACGACAACCTTGTTGAAATTAATAAAGACGGTAAGGTTGATACGGTAGGTAAGTACGGCGAGAAAAAATATAACTAATTTTAATGGATATTCAATTTGTAGGCGAAAACCTGCTACCGGGTAAAATCGGGCAGTTTTTTATTGTGCTGGCGTTTAGTGCATCATTACTTTCAACAATCGCATATTTTTATGCCAGTCGCGATAAAAATTTAGAAGATAAATCTTGGCGGAATTTAGGTCGGATTGGATTCTTGGTTAATTTTGCCTGTATAATTGGTATTGGAGCAATCTTATTCTACCTGGTACTGGGCATTACAATGAATACAGTTACATTTATTGGCACTCCTCAAAACAGCTTCCAATTTATTATATTATTTCGGCCTTTTGGGAAGGACAGGAAGGTAGTTTCTTACTTTGGGCTTTCTGGCAATCGTTTCTAGGTACATTATTAATCTGGAAAGCTAAAACCTGGGAGCGTCCTGTAATGACAGTTGTAGCCTTCTCCCAAGTATTTTTAACCTCAATGCTTTTGGGTGTAGAGATTTTTGGTGAGCGCATTGGAAGTTCTCCGTTTATTCTATTAAGAGATTCTCTTGATTTAAAATCAATGGCTCCTGTCGTTTTCGCAAATCCTGAAAACTACGCTAATTATTTAAAATTTATTACCGATGGTAGAGGATTAAATCCATTGTTGCAAAACTATTGGATGGTCATCCACCCGCCAACCTTGTTTTTAGGCTTTGCCAGTATGATTGTGCCTTTTGCCTATGGAATTGCGGCTTTATGGCAAAAAAGATATAAAGAATGGATTAAACCGGCTATGCCCTGGGCGCTTTTTGCGGTAATGGTTCTAGGTACAGGTATTATTATGGGCTCTTTCTGGGCTTACGAAGCGCTAAACTTTGGCGGTTTCTGGGCTTGGGATCCTGTAGAAAATGCCTCTTTAATTCCGTGGTTAACCTTAATTGGTGCTGTACACGTAATGATAGCGTATAAAAATACTGGGCATGCTTATTTTACCGCAATTGCTTTAGTATTTTTAAGTTTCTTATTGGTGCTTTATGCCTCTTTTTTAACCCGAAGCGGGATTTTAGGCGATACATCGGTTCACTCTTTTACCGATATGGGGATGTTTGGCCACTTGATCTTATACAATGTTGTATTCGCTGTTTTAGCAATTGTGCTCATTGTAGTACGATGGAAAGAATTGCCAATTACCACCAAGGACGAAGAGACCTATTCGCGCGAGTTCTGGATGTTTATTGGTGCTTTAGTCGTAACTATTGCTTGTATCCAGGTTATATTCTCTACTTCAGTTCCTGTATTTAATAAAGCATTCGGTACCAAATTTACGCCACCAATTGATGCTGTAAAATATTACAATCAATGGCAGGCACCTTTTGCGGTATTAATTACCTTAATTTCGGGATTTTCTCAATACTTAAAATACAAACGAACAGATCCTCGGAAATTTTATAGCAGTTTAATCTCTGCGATTTTGTTTTCTATTGTATTAACGGCAGGTTTGGTATACGTGGCCGAGATTTATACCAATACCATGTACATCCTGATTACTTTCAGCTGTTTATTTGCTGTACTTTCCAATGCGGCAATATTGTATCAGGCTTTTGGTGGTAAGGCAAAATTAGCAGGTTCTGCAATTGCACACATTGGTTTTGCACTCTTAGTTTTAGGTGCATTAATTTCTGCGGCTACCAACAGGCCTTTATCAATTAATACTACTAAATTCATTCCGGTAAAAGATTTCGAAAAAGTAGAAAAACCGGGTGAGAACATTATGTTATACAAAAACGAACCCAAGAAAATGGGTAAGTATACCGTAACCTATGTTGCCGATACCACTGTAGCGCCTAATACCATTTATACCCTTAATTTTAAGGTTTTAGATAAAGAAGGTAAGGTTAAAGAAGATTTTAACTTACATCCACACGTACAGGAGAACGAAAAAATGGGCTTAATTGCCTCTCCGGATACTAAACATTACCTTACATACGATGTGTATACACACATTACTAGTGCAGCAGTTAAACAATCATCTCATGAGGATCATGAAGGGCATTCGGATGATGAAAATTATAAGGCGCCACGTATTGTAAAGGTTTCGGTAGGGGATACCATACATACTTCAAGCGGTGTGGTTACGGTTAAAGATTTAAACAGAAAACCTACCGCAAAAGATTTAGTTTTAGGTCAGGGCGATTATGCTGTTGGTTTACCATTAGAGGTTAATGCTGCTGGCAAAATTTATAACACGGAGCCTATTTTTTTAATCAAAGGAAATAACACTTTCGATTTCGCGCGTAAGGTAGACGAATTGGATCTAAAATTCCGTTTTTCAAGAGTATTGCCAGATGAGAAAAAAGTTGAGCTTCAAATTTTTGAGAAACCGCAACAGGCTAAAGATTGGGTAGTTTTCAAAGCAATAGAATTTCCTTTTATCAGTTTGTATTGGGCCGGTACCATTGTAATGGTTGTTGGTTTCTTACTTTCAATTTTTAGAAGAAGAAAAGAGGCCAAAGCGGTATAAAATCATGAAGATCGTTTTATTGGGTTCAGGAAATGTTGCCACACACTTGGCTAAGGCTTTAAAGGCTAAAGGCGAAGATCTGGTACAGGTATACAGCCCAAACTTAAGTCATGCAGAATCTTTAGCTGTTGCAATTGGAGCTGAAGGGCTAAACGATCTTACGGAAATTGAACAAAACGCTGATTTATACATTATCTCAATAAAAGACGATGCCATTGAAAGCGTTGCCAAATCATTAAAAAATGTAACTGGCTTGGTGGTACACACCTCCGGAACTACAGATATTAATGTTTTATCTTCGCAGGTAAAAAAAGCAGGTGTTTTTTACCCTTTGCAAACTTTTTCGAAAGGTAAAGAGCTTTCATTTGAAAATATACCGCTGTGTATCGAAGCGAACGACGAAAGTCAATTGGTGATTTTAAGCAATCTGGCAGCTAAAATTAGCCGTCAGGTGTACGAGTTGGGTGGCGAGAAAAGAAAAGTATTACATCTTGCAGCGGTTTTTGCCTGTAATTTTCCGAATCACCTGTACGCTTTGGCAAATAAAATTTTAAACCAAAACGGTCTGAATTTCGAAATGATTAGGCCGTTAATTGCCGAAACAGCCGATAAGGTAATGAGTAATCTACCTGAAAATGTGCAGACTGGGCCAGCAGTACGGGCAGATGAAAACACTTTAAATAAGCATTTGAGCATGTTAACTGATATGCCCGAATTGCAAAACATTTATCAAACATTGAGCGATAGCATAAAATTAACGCTGAAATAGCATAATTACGGCTTTTGCTTCTTACTTTTGCAAAATAATTATGAGCATTTTTAAACTAAAAATAAATTTTGAAGAAGCAGATCACGAATCTATTGAATTACCAATAGCAGCAGGAGAATCTGTTTTAGATGTTTGTCTGGATAATGGAATCGAATTACAGCACAACTGTGGTGGTGTTTGTGGTTGCAGTACCTGCCATGTGTACGTAACTAAGGGAATGGATAATATCGAAGAGATTTCTGACAAAGAAGAAGACTTTATTGATAGGGCAGTTCGTCCGAAAATTACTTCCCGCCTGGGCTGCCAGTGTGTGGTGATTAATGGTGATATCGAAGTGACCATTCCAGATCAATCAGATTTTATGGGACACTAGTTAGTCTGGAGTCCGAAGTCTTCAGTCGGGAGTCGATTAACCCTATATAACAGTTAACCGATTAACCAATTCAAACAATTAACCGAAACAACAACGAACAACATGAATAACGATAAATTTGCTTTACCTTTTTACTGGAACGACTATGAAGATATTGCAATGTCTTTATATGAGAAATTTGGTGATGATTTTACAGAAGCCAAAATCTACCGCATCCGCTTTACCGAGCTTTTAGACTGGGTTTTATCATTACCCAACTTTAAAGGAACCCGTGAAGAAAGCAATGAAGGCCATTTAGAGCAAATCCAATCTGCTTGGGTTTACGAGTGGAGAGATAATCAATAATTAGTCCTGAGTTCGGAGTCCTCAGTCCAGAGTCAGCACCGAGCGCTTAACCCTAAACGCCAAACGCGCGAATGTTTCTGCAAAAACTAAAAGAGATCACCACTTTCATTTTTGATGTAGATGGTGTGCTTACCGATGGAACTGTTCAGGTTACTGATAATGGCCAGTCGTTGCGTACTTTTAACATTAAAGATGGTTACGCCATGCAATTGGCCGTTAAAAGAGGGTATAACATCTGTATTATATCTGGTGGAGATGGTATTGCCATGGGAAAGCGTTTTTTCAATCTGGGGGTTACCGATGTTTTCCTCGGAACAGGAGATAAGGTGGCCATTTTTAATCAATACCTTCAGGATAAAAAGATTGCTGCCGGAGAAGTGCTTTATATGGGAGATGATATCCCTGATTTAAAAGTAATGAAACTCGTAGGGCTTCCAACCTGCCCAGCTGATGCCGTTGAAGAAATAAAGGCGATATCTACATTTATTTCTCCTTACAATGGAGGCAAAACCGCTGTCCGCGATATTATCGAAAAAGTAATGAAAGTACAGGGCAGATGGCATGATGAAAATCCAAATGCTGCCGATTCGGGTATGTAAATTGGTGCAATAATCATTGGTTCATTGGTAATTGTAAACTGCCAACTGGAATCTGCTTATTGTAAATTGAACATTGGTCATTGCTGTTTCTCACAATTATCTTCCCTCTCGATTGTCATCCTGAGCGGAGGTGAAGGATTTTTTGCGATCCGTCACCCTGAACTTGTTTCAGGGGCTTTATCAGCCAGATAATTTAAGCCCTCCTAAAACAATATTATGCTGCATGTAAGATTCTGAAACAAGTTCAGAATGACGGTAACAGCTAGTAAGATTATAAATCTCAGACATTAAAATTTGCAATAAATCAGATTATATGCGAAATTTACATTTACAAATTAATCAATCGATTGATTAATTTGTAAATTAAAAACATTAATTTTAATTATATGAGTACATACCTTGTACCTGTCGATTTTTCTAAAACAGCTGATCACGCTGCGAAATATGCGGCCAGGTTGAGTTTCGCAATGACGGACTCAAAAATTATACTGCTTAACGCATACTATGTTTCAGAATATGAAAGCATCTTGCCAACTCCCGATTTAATTGTTACTACGGATGTTCATATCGCTGATGAAATTACGCGAAGGATGGAAGCACTAGAAAAACTGAAATCAAAAATGTTGGAGATTAACCCCGAGGCCGACATAGAGGTTTCTTTAACAAGGGAAACTTTATTAAGATCTATCATCGATCGGGTAAATAGAGAAGAGATCGAACTTATTATTATTGGCAGCAACGGTAAAAGAGCGAAAGACGAAAGTGATATCGGTTCTAATGCGATCAAAATTTCTAAATCAAGCCCGGTTCCGGTTTTGGTTGTTCCGCCTAAAGCCGATTATCAATCGATCCGTAAAGCCATTTTGGCCTGTGATTTTAAAAAGGTTAAAGAGGTGATTCCCATGCATGCGCTTAAAAATATTTTAAGCAAACATGCCTTAGAACTTTTGGTGCTCAATATCAATTCTGGTCATCCTGTTAATATGCAAGAAGAACATATTTTGCACGAAATGCTTAAAGATTTTTCTCCAGCTTATCACTATGCCGATCATCCTGATACGATTAAAGGAATCGTAAAATTTGCTAAAAGTGAAGAAGCCCAGCTGATTATTGCATTGCCCAAAAAATATAGTTTTTTCGAAAGTCTGCTTCACGAAAGTGTATCCCAAAAACTGACTATTAAATCACATGTACCTGTATTATTGTTAAAAGATTAACTGTGTTTTAATCTGCAACAGCTAAGTTACATTTACAGATTAAACTTTCATCTTTTTGCACACTCCAACATGCTCAATTTTCAACCAAAACAACAAAAACGACATGAAAAAATTAATGATGATTTGCGGATTGATGCTAGGAATAGCTGGTTTCGCTAACGCGCAGCAAGGTGGCGGACAAGGCAGAATGATGATGAAGCCTGAAGAACGTGTAAAACAGTTAGATGAAAAATTAAAATTATCTGATGATCAGAAAACAAAGTTAACTGCTGTTTTTACTGAGCAGGCAGAAACCATGAAAAAAATGCGTGAAGAAATGCAAGGCGGTGGCGATAGAGATGCAATGAGAGAGAAAATGCAAAAAATGCGTGCTGAAAACGATGCAAAAGTTACTGCTGTATTAACCGACGATCAGAAAAAAACATACGAAGCTTGGCAAAAAGAGCAACGTGCCGAAATGCAGAAACGTATGCAAGGTGGTGGAAATAATTAAATCCAGTTAAAATATTAAATAAGAAAGCGGCTTTATGTCGCTTTTCTTATTTTAGCAGAAAAATAAAATATGCCTGTCAATTTTCCTCCTATAATTTTAGCATCTAAATCCCCACGTAGACAAGAACTTTTAACACTTATGGGCTTAAACTTTAAAGTCGAACTAAAAGATGTAGATGAAAGCTACCCATCGGGTTTAAGTCCTGCAGAAATTGCCGTTTACATTTCGGAGCAAAAGGCCAAGGCTTTTACTGCTGATGGTGAAATAGTGATTACAGCTGATACCATTGTGGCCTTAAACGGAGAAATTTTAGGTAAACCCGAAGATAGAGCGCATGCACAAGAAATGTTAAAAAAACTATCGGGAAGCAGGCATGAAGTTTTTACGGGAGTAACGCTTGTTAAAGGCGATAAAATCCATTCGTTTTACGATAGGACAGAAGTTTACTGTAAATCTGTTACAGCTGATGAAATTGATTTCTACATTGATAATTATAAACCCTTTGATAAGGCTGGGAGTTACGGTGTGCAAGATTGGTGGGGTATTGTTGTAGTAGAGCGTATAGAAGGCTCTTATACAAACGTAATGGGCTTGCCAACGGAAAAGCTGTATAATGAACTGTTGAAGTTTATTTAAAACTTCTTGTGGAATTCGCTTGAAAGTTTCATCATCTATAAAATTAGCATGATGAAAACGAGAATTAACGAAGTTACCATAGCCGAGCCATGTTTACAGAACTGGGATGAAATGGATAAAGGAGAAGGCTTTAATTTCTGTAAAGCCTGTAGCAAAAATGTAATTGATTTTTCGGGCTATACCAATGCCGAAATCATTAGCGTATTGGCCGGAGCCAGTTCTTCTGTATGCGGCCGCTTAAGCCAAAGCCAATTAAACCAGCTTAACCTTCACCTATCAATTGTACCAACTATCAATAGAAACTGGATGAAGTACCTTGGTGTACT
The nucleotide sequence above comes from Pedobacter riviphilus. Encoded proteins:
- a CDS encoding cytochrome c maturation protein CcmE domain-containing protein — protein: MKKSAIIGLITIAISVGILFSLNANTDTYSNFKQAALSEKEEHVMGYWVKSMGTYYDAVKDANHFSFHMKDEKGEVREVIYAGTKPQDFEKSEKLVLIGKMNKDKFYASKILMKCPSKYNDNLVEINKDGKVDTVGKYGEKKYN
- a CDS encoding Rossmann-like and DUF2520 domain-containing protein — translated: MKIVLLGSGNVATHLAKALKAKGEDLVQVYSPNLSHAESLAVAIGAEGLNDLTEIEQNADLYIISIKDDAIESVAKSLKNVTGLVVHTSGTTDINVLSSQVKKAGVFYPLQTFSKGKELSFENIPLCIEANDESQLVILSNLAAKISRQVYELGGEKRKVLHLAAVFACNFPNHLYALANKILNQNGLNFEMIRPLIAETADKVMSNLPENVQTGPAVRADENTLNKHLSMLTDMPELQNIYQTLSDSIKLTLK
- a CDS encoding 2Fe-2S iron-sulfur cluster-binding protein, with the protein product MSIFKLKINFEEADHESIELPIAAGESVLDVCLDNGIELQHNCGGVCGCSTCHVYVTKGMDNIEEISDKEEDFIDRAVRPKITSRLGCQCVVINGDIEVTIPDQSDFMGH
- the iscX gene encoding Fe-S cluster assembly protein IscX, with amino-acid sequence MNNDKFALPFYWNDYEDIAMSLYEKFGDDFTEAKIYRIRFTELLDWVLSLPNFKGTREESNEGHLEQIQSAWVYEWRDNQ
- a CDS encoding KdsC family phosphatase, whose product is MFLQKLKEITTFIFDVDGVLTDGTVQVTDNGQSLRTFNIKDGYAMQLAVKRGYNICIISGGDGIAMGKRFFNLGVTDVFLGTGDKVAIFNQYLQDKKIAAGEVLYMGDDIPDLKVMKLVGLPTCPADAVEEIKAISTFISPYNGGKTAVRDIIEKVMKVQGRWHDENPNAADSGM
- a CDS encoding universal stress protein produces the protein MSTYLVPVDFSKTADHAAKYAARLSFAMTDSKIILLNAYYVSEYESILPTPDLIVTTDVHIADEITRRMEALEKLKSKMLEINPEADIEVSLTRETLLRSIIDRVNREEIELIIIGSNGKRAKDESDIGSNAIKISKSSPVPVLVVPPKADYQSIRKAILACDFKKVKEVIPMHALKNILSKHALELLVLNINSGHPVNMQEEHILHEMLKDFSPAYHYADHPDTIKGIVKFAKSEEAQLIIALPKKYSFFESLLHESVSQKLTIKSHVPVLLLKD
- a CDS encoding Spy/CpxP family protein refolding chaperone, which produces MKKLMMICGLMLGIAGFANAQQGGGQGRMMMKPEERVKQLDEKLKLSDDQKTKLTAVFTEQAETMKKMREEMQGGGDRDAMREKMQKMRAENDAKVTAVLTDDQKKTYEAWQKEQRAEMQKRMQGGGNN
- a CDS encoding Maf family protein, with the protein product MPVNFPPIILASKSPRRQELLTLMGLNFKVELKDVDESYPSGLSPAEIAVYISEQKAKAFTADGEIVITADTIVALNGEILGKPEDRAHAQEMLKKLSGSRHEVFTGVTLVKGDKIHSFYDRTEVYCKSVTADEIDFYIDNYKPFDKAGSYGVQDWWGIVVVERIEGSYTNVMGLPTEKLYNELLKFI